GCGAGGCCAGTGCCGCGTTGACCAGCGACATGTCGGGCGCGGGATCGCGCACGCGCTCAGTCTCGAACGGCGAGGGCTTGTCGAAACTCCAGCCGGTGCCGCGCATGATCTGGTCGAAGAACGGCTTGCCGAACGACAGCTTGAGCCCGTTCTTGCGATGCTGATAGGTCGGCCAGAAGGTCCAGGCGTAGCGGAACAGGTCGGGCGACAGCTCGACCGTGCCGCGGTTGCGCAGCGCCAGCGTAAAGCCGCCGTCGAGGCGGCGGCGGATGCAGTAGAGATCCGTGCCGAGCGCGCCCGAAGTGATCTCCGGTCCCGGCGTGGTCCGGCATGCGGTGGCGTTGACGAGGCCGATCGGCAGCTCGATGCCGTGGCGGCGGCAGAACAGCGACGACCATGCGCCGCCCGACAGCAGCACGGCTTGCGTGCGGATGGTGCCCTTCTCAGTGACAACGGCGCTGACCTTCCCGCCTGTCGTCTCCAGTCCGCGCGCGGCGCAGCCCTGATGGATGGTGACGCCGTGCTTTCGCGCGGCGGTGGCAAGTGCGGGCACGGCCATCGACGGCTCGGCGCGGCCGTCGCTCGGCGTGTGCAGGCCGCCGACCCATTGGTCCGCATTGCCGGGCATGCGCTCGGCGACCTCTGCCGGCGTCAGCACGGTCGAGTGCACCTGCTGCTCGCGCGCGATCGCGGCCCAGCGCTCCCAGCCGGCGAGCTCGTCCTTGCTCTTGGTCAGGAACAAGACGCCGGTGCGGCGGAAGCCGGCATCGACGCCGGCGTCGTTCTGCATGTCCTCCCACAGCCGCAGCGCCTCACGCGCCAGCGGGATCTCCTCGCGCGCGCGGCCCTGCTGGCGGCACCAGCCCCAATTGCGGCTCGACTGCTCGCCGCCGACATGGCCCTTCTCGACCAGAGCGACCGAAAGGCCCTTCTTGGCAAGATGATAGGCCGCGGAGACGCCGATGACGCCGCCGCCGATGACGACGACGTCCGCCTGCGCCGGCAGGCGTTCATCGCTGTTGATACGGTTGAGCGGCGGGGACATGGGGCACTCCTGGAGGTCAGTTCGATCGAGATCGTGTCATGGGATGTTCAGGCGCGGGTCGAGCGCATCGCGCAGCCCGTCGCCGAGGAAGTTGAAGCTGGTCACGGCCAGCGTAATGGCGACGCCCGGCGCAATCGCAAGCCACGGCGCGCTGGTCAGGTAGATCTGCGCGTTGTTGAGCATGTTGCCCCAGCTCGCGGCCGGCGGCTGGATGCCGTAGCCGAGATAGCTGACATAGGATTCCAGCAGGATCGCCTTGGCGACGTTCAGCGTCGCCGCCACCACGATCGGCGCGATCGCGTTGGGCACGAGCTCGCGGAACATGATGCGCAGGTTCGAGGAGCCGAAGGCGAGCGCGGCCACGGCAAATTCTCGCTCGCGCAGTGAGCGCACCTGGGCCTCGACGACGCGCGCCACGGCCATCCAGGCGGTGGCGGCGATCAGCACTGTGGTGGTGACGAGGCCGGGCTCGGTGAGCGCCGCGAGCGCGAGCAGCAGGAAGATGGTCGGAAAGCACAGCACGGCGTCGACGAGCCGCATCAGCACCGCGCCGAGGGCGCCGCCATAGAAGCCGGCAAAGGCGCCGACGACGATTCCGACCGCCATCGCGATCACCATCGCGACGATGCCGATCGAGAGCGAGATGCGCCCGCCCATCATCAGCCGCGCCAGCACGTCGCGGCCGAGCTCGTCGGTGCCGAGGATATGCGCGCCGGACAGCGGCGGCGCGAACCGCTTCATGATGTCGATATAGGTGTCGTCGAACGGCAGCAGATAAGGCCCGATCGCGGAGCCGAGCACGAGCACGAGAATGATGACAGCGCCTGCGAGCGCGAGCCGATGACGCCGAAAACGCCGCCAGGCGGCCTGGCCAGGCGCGAGCTGAACGGTGGTGAGCGTCGCGGTCGCCATCGCTTCAGCCCACCCGGATGCGCGGATCGACGACGGCATAGAGGATGTCGGCGAGCAGCGAGCCGATCAGCACCATGGTCGCCGAGAACATCAAGATGCCCATCACGACGGGATAGTCGCGGTAGCCGATGGAATCGAGGAACAGACGCCCCATGCCAGGCCATGTGAATACGGTCTCCGCCACCAGCGCGCCGCCGAGCAGCGTCGGAAACTGCAGGCCGGCCACCGTGATCATCGGCAACAGCGCATTGCGAAGCGCGTGCACGGTGAGGATGCGCCATTCCGGCATGCCCTTGGCGCGCGCGGTGCGGATGTAGTCCTGGTTGATCACCTCGAGCATGGAGGAGCGCATGAAGCGGCCCCACATCGCGGTCTCGACCAGCGCCAGCACCATCGCCGGCGCAATCAGATGATGCAGCAGGTCGAGGAAGGAGCCGTCGCCGATGGTCTGGCGGTTGCCCGCCGGCAGCCAGCCTAGCTTGACGGAGAACACGTAGATGGTGACGAGGCCGAACCAGAAGGTCGGGATCGACAGCGCGATCATGGCGCCGACCGTGGCAAGCGAATCGAACAGCGAGTAACGGCGCAGCGCGCCAAGGATGCCGATCCAGCAGCCGAGCAGCACCGCGATAATCGTCGCCGTCGCCATCAGCTCCAGCGTCGCTCCGAGATGCGAGGAGATCACCGACAGCACCGCTTCACCGTCGCGATAGGACTTGCCCCAGTCGCCCTTCAGCATGCGGCCGAACCAGTCGAGATACTGGATCGGCAGCGGACGATCGAGACCGAGCTGCCTGGTGACGCGGTCGAGATCCTCCTGCGTCATCTGCCCGGAAACGGCGAACTGCGAGAGCGGACCGCCGGGCGCCAGATGCAGGAGGGCGAAGCCGATCGCGGAGACGATCACCAGCAGCATGACCGCCTGCGCCAGGCGGTTGACGACGTAGCGGGCCATGTCAGGCGGTCCAGCGAGCCAGACGCATCAGGCCCAATACCATTCGCGGATGTTCCAGCAGTTGATGGAGGTGTTGATGTTGGGACGGAAGCCTTGCAGCCCCTCCTTTACACCCTCGGCGATGAAGCCCTGGAACATCGGCAGGATCGCAAGATCGTTGCGGATCAGCTTTTGCAGATCACCATAGGTGGTCTTGCGCTGCCCCAGATCGAATTGCTTCGCGCCCTCGGCGAGGAGACGATCGGCCTCGGGATTTTTGTATTGATAGGTGTTGTAGCCGCGGCCGCCCTTGGCGGGAATGGCGCCCGAGCCGAAGCGCGGCGTCACGTCGGGGTCGCTGCCGAGCATGAAGTTCACGGACACCAGCACCGAATTGAACTTCGACTGCTGCCAGAAATCGCCCCAGATCACCGCGGCCGGCATGTTGTTGACACGCATCGCAGCACCGATCGCGCGCCAGTCCTGGATCAGGAGCTGCTGGGTCTGCTCGCGCACGGCATTGCCTGAGGTCGTCGAGTTGGTGAATTCGAGCTTGACGCCGCCCTTCTCGCGCACGCCCCCGGAGCCGCGCACCCAGCCGGCCGCATCGAGCAGAGCATTGGCCTTGGCGGGATCGTATTTGTGCTGCGGCAGCCCCTGCTGGAACGACCAGGCCTGCTGCGGCACGAAGCTCTCGGTCTGCGTCGGCAGGCCGTAATAGAGCGCGTCGATGATCGCCTGCTTGTTGATGGCAAGATACAGCGCCTCGCGCACCGCGCGGTCGGCGAAGGGACCGAATTCCAGGTTGGGCGCGATGTGCTCCACCGAAGAGGTCGCGGAGACGAAGATCTTGCGGCCCTTCAGCGTCTTCGCCTCCTGCACGAAGTTCGGCAAAATGCCTTGCAGGCCGGTGTAGTCGACCTGGCCGGTGCGGAACTGGGTGTAGAGCACGGTGAGGTCGGGGATGTATTTGAACACCACGCGTTCGACGTAAGGTCCTTTGCCGTGATAGCCGGTGTGGGCATTGAGCAGGATGTGGTCGCCGGGCACGCGCTCGCCCCAGCGGAACGGCCCGGTGCCGACGGGCGCATTGTGGAACGGCGAGGCGTTCGGATCGGACACCTTCTCCAGGATGTGCTTGGGCACGATGAAGGTCAGCGATCCCAGGATGGACATGTAGGGCGAATACGGCGCTTCCATCCGCCAGTGGATCTCGTCCGCCGCTACGACCTTGATGTCCTTGACGAGGCTGTGGCCGACGCGGCTGCGCGCGCGGAAATTGGAATCGTTGATCAGCTCGAGCGAGAACTTGACGTCCTCGGCCGTGAACGGCGTGCCGTCATGCCACTTCACGTCGTTGCGCAGCTTGATCTTCCAGGTCAGACCGTCGGCCGACAGGCCGCCATTTTCGATGGTCGGCACTTCGCGCGCGAGGTCCGGAACGAAATTGCCCTCGGGATCGATGTACCAGAGCAGCGAGAACACCTGCCACCAGACGCCCTGATCGACCTCGATGCCGGGCATCAGCGGATGAAACACCGTCGGCTCCTGCGACAGCGCCGCGATCACCTGACCGCGCGGCTTGTCCGGCGGATTGGTCGGGCGTTCGGTCTGGGCGATGGCGCTGCCTGCGAGGCTCCATCCCGCTGCGGCGCCCGCGCCGAGCTGGAAGAACTGACGGCGGTTCGGACTGCCGAGACGCACTGCCTCAATGCCGAACTTGCCCATGTCATCTGCCATGACCAGTCTCCGTTCCCGCACGCGGCACCGTCTCCCGCGCCCCCGAGACCCCGGCAAAGGGACAGGAAGTGGGCTTTAGTGCTTCTAAATTTTTCGATCAAAAGTTCATCATGACTAAATACAGCTGTCAATCGCATTGCTAGTATGCGCGACCTTTTCACTGTGACTGAACCTCGGATCGACGCGGTCCCGGGGTGATACGATGCATGGGAGAGCGACATGGATGGTCGCGGCGATACCAACGGCACCAAGGACGCACCGGCGATCGAGGCCGACGATGCGGTCGACCAGCGCCTCGGCGAGACCGTGCGGCTGCTGCGTCAGCGCGCCGGACTCTCGATCCAGGACGTCGCCAACAAGACCGGCCTCTCCAACGGCATGATCAGCCAGCTCGAACGCGCACGCGCGATGCCGTCGATCCGCACGCTGCGCCTGCTCAGCATCGCGCTCGACGTTCCCATCTCCTACTTCTTCGAGACCAGCGATCCCACCGATGTGCAGCGCTACATCGTGCGCAAGAACAACCGGCGCCTGCTGCGACTCACCGCCAGCGGCGTCGTCAAGGAAGCGCTCACCCCTGACGGCAATGGCCAGCTCGAACTCTACGAGCTCACGCTCAACCCCGGCGCCTCCTCAGGCACGGACTTCCTGCAGCACACCGGCGAGAAGGCCGGCTACATCCTCTCCGGCAGCCTGCGGCTGTGGCTCGACAACCAGGCCCATGTGCTGGAAGCCGGCGACAGTTTTCGTTTTCCGAGCATCGTGCCGCACATGTTCGACAACCCGACCCAGCAGGTGGCGCGCGCGATCTGGGTCACGACGCTGCGCCAGACCGATTCGCCGGCAGGTTGAGCCACCTGCTAAGTTCCCGGCGGCCCCCGGCGCCGCAAATTGACCATCGACGGAGACGCGGGCAGTCTGTAGCTCACGTGATGCCGGCCTCGTCGACAGGGCGGCGGGACGGTGCGCTTCTGGCGTCTTTGGTATGAGAGCATGAAACTCAGGAGGCTTCTGACACTCGCGATCGCCACGCAGGCCGTCGTGACCAGTGCCGCTCTCCTTATCTCTTATGCCGTGGCCGGCGCCGCCGGCGGCTTCGGCATCGCCCAGGTCATCGCCCTCTTCGCAAGCGTCGTCGTTGCGGTGCTGCTTGCGCGGCTGTGCACGGGCGCGATCGAGACGGCGCAGATGAAGCATACGGCCGCAGCGTTGGCCGAGCAGGCGCAGGCCGGCGCGCAAGCAACGCAAGGCGTCATCAAGACCGCGCTCGATGCCTTCATCCAGACCGACGCGAACGGCGTCGTGCTGGAGTGGAGCTTTCAGGCCGAAGCCCTGACCGGATGGTCGCGCAAGGAGGCGCTCGGCACCGATGTCGTCGACCTCCTCATCGCCGAACCACTCCGCGCCGGCTTCCGGCAGCGGATGATGCGGCTGTTGCCGGAATTGTCGCATACGCCGATCGGCATCCGGTTCGAGGCAACCCTGCTGCACCGGAACGGCGACGAGATCCTGATCGAAGGCTCCAGCACGGCGCTCCACGTCGGGACGCGCCACCTCATCAACATTTTCGTCAAGGACGTCACCCAGAAGCGCGCCGCCGAGGAGCAGCTGATCCAGGCGCAAAAGATGGAGGCGGTCGGGCAGCTCACCGGCGGCATCGCGCACGAATTCAACAACATGCTCACGGTGATCACCGGCACGATCGAGATCCTCGCCGACGCCGTGAAGGACAACCCGCCGCTTGCGACCATCACCAAGCTGATCAGCGAGGCGGCGGACCGCGGCGCCGTGCTGACGTCGAGCCTGTTGTCCTTTGCGCGCAAGCAGGCGCTCCAGCCGGCCGAGATCGACGTCAACGAACTGCTCGAGGAGCTGGCAAAGCTGCTGCTGGCGACCTTCGAGAAGAAGATCGAGATCGTGACCAGGCTCGACGGCAATGTCTGGCTCGCCTTCGCCGACCGCGGCCAATTGAGCTCAGCGCTGCTCAACCTTGCGATCAATGCCCGCGACGCGATGCTGGACGGCGGCAGGCTGACGCTGACGACACGCAACGTCGTGTTCGGCGTGCGCGAGGCGGTGGCGGTCGGCGCCGGCTATGCCGGCGACTATGTCGAGATCGAGATCGCCGACACCGGCACCGGCATTCCGCAAGCCATCCTCGAACGCATCTTCGATCCCTTCTTCTCTACCAAGGATGTCGGCAAGGGCACCGGGCTCGGCCTCAGCATGGTGTTCGGCTTCGTCAAGCAGTCAGGCGGCGGCATCAAGGTCTCCTCCACCGAAGGCCGCGGCACGATCTTCACGATCTACCTGCCGAAGGCGGAGACGAGCACGCTTCGCCCGACCGGTTATGACGAGCGCAAGATCGTCGGCGGAACGGAGACCGTCCTGTGCGTCGAGGACGACCACGATGTCCGCCAATACGTCACGGTGCAGCTCGAAAGCCTCGGCTACAAGGTCATCCCCGCCGTCAACGCTGCTGAAGCGCTCGCCATTTCGGCGCAAGGCACGCCGTTCGACCTGCTCTTCACCGACATCGTGATGCCCGGCGGCATCAACGGGCGCGAGCTCGCGGAGCGGATGGTTGCGGAACGTCCCTCGCTGCGGGTCCTGTTCACGTCGGGCTACGCCTACGACTCCCTGCATGCGCAGGGACGCGCCACCATGGGCGCGCCGTTACTGACAAAACCCTACCGCAAGGCCGAGCTCGCGCGCATGCTGCGCCGCTCGCTCGATACCGCGGTCGATTCCGCGGGCGATCCGATTCCCACGCCGTATTCGGTGCAGGCCGATGTCGAGGGCTTCTTGCGCAGGCAGGCCGCCGAAGACCGCCGCACGACCTGGCCGCGAAAATAACTGCGCCTAGCTCATCCTACGCCGCAGCGTCGCAGACGGCGTCTCGCCGAATTTTTCGCGGTAGGCGCCGGCCATGCGGCCGAGATGGGTGAAGCCGAGATCGAACGCGATCTCGGTGATCGAGGCATCGGGCGCGGCCTGCGAGAGGCGCCCATGCAGGCCGGCGAGGCGCATGTCGAGCAGCATCTCCGAAATCGACACGCCGAAGTGACGGCGGAAGCCGAGCTGGAGCGCGCGGATGCCGACGCCGGACGCGCAGGCGAGCTCTGCGAGATCGAGCGGCTCGCCGGCATTGTCGGCAAGATGGTCGCGCGCGGCACGAAGCGCGCGCGGCAGACGCTCCGCTTGCCCAGAGAATGTCGTGATCGCATCCGAGAGGCCATGGCGCTGGCCATTGAGGAGACGATCGAGCAGCGCCTCGCGCCAATCGGTCATCGCGACCGGTGACAGCCTACCGGGGGGACCAAGACGCTCGGCGAGCTGCATCAGTTCATTGAGCTTCGTGCGGAGATCGTGCCCGGACGGCGCATCAAGGTCGATCACAGGATCGAACTCGACCGGCCCCGCCGCCTTGCCCGACAGCGCCGCAGCGCGCTGCTCGACCATGCGGCGGTCAAGCAGCAGGATGATTTGCGCACAATCCGTCCACACCATCCGGGTCGGAATGGTCGGCGACAGCAGCGACGCCGTCCGGCCCGCTGCGGTCTCGATCTCGCAGGCTCCGGCACGAATGCGGGCGGCGCCGGTGAGCGGGATCTGTACCAGGAAGAAGCGGTCGAGGCAGCCGGGATCGATGCTCACCGATCCGCCATAGGCGACGTAGTTGATGGAAAACCCTGCGAATGCCGCGCAATTGTGCCGGGCCGAGAAGCCGGCTGCGCGCGCTTGCGCCGGCTTGAGATCGTGGGGACAGAAGATGCGCCCGATCTGCTCGGCAGCCTCGTCGACATCATCGGTGGTGACGCGGGCGAAAGCCGCCAGCCGTTCGGCTGTGGCTCCCCTTGCGCTCGTCTCCAGCACGGCTGCGGACATCGTCGACCACGCTTCGCGTCACGGAATTGCTTTAAGCCTATAATAGTTCCCCGGACGCGAGAAGGGCCGCGGCTGCAAAATCGTCGTGCTGCATGGCAACAGCCATGCCCGGATTCGTTTAGCGGATAGACAGGCGGCCCAAGGCTGGCCGAAGCTCCGTCCCCGCCGGAATCCATGAGGAGCAAGCCATGACTGCACTCGAAAAGGGCATTACCGCCAATGGCACGGGCTATGGGGGCAAGAGCTGGAACATCCTGGGCCAGGTCTACTTCCCCAAGGCCGTCACCGACTCTACCTTCGCGTTCGAGACCAACAGCGACCCCGGCCAGTTCGTGCCGGTGCACATCCATCCGACCCAGGACGAGTTCATCCTGGTGCAGGAAGGCACGCTCGACCTCAAGCTCGACGGCAAATGGGTCAAGGCCCATGCCGGTGACCTCGTGCGCATGCCGCGCGGCATCCCGCATGGCTATTTCAACAAATCCGACAAGCCGTGCCGCGCGCTGTTCTGGGTCTCGCCGATGCAGAAGCTGGAGGCGCTGTTCAACCAGCTGCACAATCTGACCGACCCGGCTGAAGTCGTGCGCATCTCGGCGCTGCACGAGGTCGACTTTCTGCCGCCCGAGGCCAACGACTAGGCGCAGCGCGCCTCCTCGCCCACCTCCATCTGCTTGCAGCTCCGCCGGCCGCGCCTTGCGGCCGAACGTGGCCGCTTGCGCGCGAAACACCTGATTGCGAGCCATCCCATGGTCAGTCCCAAGCATGTCTGCGTGATCGGCGCCGGCGTCTCCGGCCTTGCCGCTGCAAAAGCGTTCTCCAGCCGCGGCCACCGCGTCACCATCGTCGAGCGGAGCGCCGATCTCGGCGGCGTCTGGGAGCCGGCGCGCTCCTATCCGGAGGTGCAGACCCAGAGCCCGAAGGATCTCTACCGCTACACCGACCGCGCCATGCCGGACGCCTATCCGGAATGGCCAACCGGGCCGCAGGTCCACGCCTATCTCGCCGATTACGCCAGGAGTTTTGGCCTCGACCGCATGCTGCGCCTCAATACTGAAGTCGCCGGCATGGCGCGCCGCACTGACGGCAAGCCGGGCTGGACGCTTACCCTGACGAGCAAGGGCGGGACGCCGTCGAACGAGGAGTTCGATTTCGTCGCGGTCTGCACCGGGCAGTTCAACGAACCGCGCGAGCTGCATTGCCGCGGCGAAGGCAGCTTCCTGGGCCAGGGCGGCCAGATCCTGCATTCGTCGAAATACGGCGATCCCGCGCTGGCGAAAGGCCGCCGCGTCGTCGTGCTCGGCGGCTCGAAATCGGCGACCGACATCGCCGTGAACGCGGTGAAATCAGGCGCGCGCGAGGTCACCATCGCGATGCGCGAGCCGGTCTGGCGCATCCCCTACTTCATCGGCGGGCTCGTGAACTTCAAGCGCATCCTCTACATCCGCGCGCAGGAGGAGATGTTTCCAGGCTGGGGCGCCAGCGCGATGGCGCGGCTTGCCCACCGCATTGCCGCGCCATTGGTCTGGGCGAACTGGCGCGGGCTCGAAAGCCTGCTCAAGGCGCAGCTCAAGCTCGGCCGCTGCAAGATGGTGCCGAAGGAGCGGATCGAGGACGGCGTCAACTGCTCGGTGCCGATCGCAACGCCCGGCTTCTATCCGATGGTCGCCGACGGCCGCATCAAGGCCGTGTTCGGCACGTTCGATCATTATGAAGGCGACACCATCGTGATGAGCGGCGGCGAGCGCATTGGCGCCGACGTCGCGGTGCTCGCGATCGGCTACAAGCTCGGCGTGCCGTTCCTGCCGGCGGCATATCAAGAAAAGCTGGTCGACGCCGACGGGCAGTACCGGCTCTACCGGCTGATCGCCAACCCCGACCTGCCGGAACTCGGCTTCGTCGGCTTCAATTCCTCGTTCTGCACCGTGCTCTGCGCCGATCTGGCCGCGAACTGGCTGGTGCGCTATGCCGACGGCCAGCTCGCCAAGCAGCCGACGGCGCACCAGATGCGCGACAACATCGAGATGATGCTGCACTTCAAGCGCGTCGAGCGTCCGGCTGCCGGCGTCTATGGCGGCCTGTGTGTCGCACCCTATCACTACCGCCATTTCGACGAGCTGATGGCCGACATCGGCGCGAAGGAGCAGAAGCGCGGCGGGCTCAAGGGGCGCTTCCAGCCGCCGGATGCGGATGCCTATGCGAAGTTCCTGGCGACGGCGCCGGACTACCGGGCGGCATGAGAGGAGAATTGCGGCTGCGCGCCTCTGATGCTTACGATCTCCCTGGCCATCGAATCGACAGGAACCAGCCATGGGATCGAGACGACTTGCCGCCGCGGCCCTTGCGGCTGTTGCCCTCTTCGTCACGGCGCAAGCCGTTGCACAGACGGGCGCGCTGACGACGCGGCAATCCGAGGCGCTCGCGACCTATGAGCGCGCGCTCGGCGAGTTCAAGGCCGTTCTCGCCGAGCGGCGCAAGCAGATCGACGCGAAGCAGCCGCTACCGAACCTGCCGGGCCAGGCGCTCTATCTCGCGCGCGTCGCGGTCATAAGTAGCTACAAGGATCTCACCGACGCCATGCCGTCGCGGATCGGACGGCCCAACAAGTTCGAGATCCCGCCGGCCTATTTCGATGCCGACATCGAACCG
The genomic region above belongs to Bradyrhizobium arachidis and contains:
- a CDS encoding NAD(P)/FAD-dependent oxidoreductase translates to MSPPLNRINSDERLPAQADVVVIGGGVIGVSAAYHLAKKGLSVALVEKGHVGGEQSSRNWGWCRQQGRAREEIPLAREALRLWEDMQNDAGVDAGFRRTGVLFLTKSKDELAGWERWAAIAREQQVHSTVLTPAEVAERMPGNADQWVGGLHTPSDGRAEPSMAVPALATAARKHGVTIHQGCAARGLETTGGKVSAVVTEKGTIRTQAVLLSGGAWSSLFCRRHGIELPIGLVNATACRTTPGPEITSGALGTDLYCIRRRLDGGFTLALRNRGTVELSPDLFRYAWTFWPTYQHRKNGLKLSFGKPFFDQIMRGTGWSFDKPSPFETERVRDPAPDMSLVNAALASLIKSNPELKEIKIAEAWGGTIDCTPDTIPVISPVDALPGFFLATGFSGHGFGIGPAAGKLAADIVTGSTPLVDPAAYSHKRMIDGRRLAPVSPF
- a CDS encoding ABC transporter permease, translating into MATATLTTVQLAPGQAAWRRFRRHRLALAGAVIILVLVLGSAIGPYLLPFDDTYIDIMKRFAPPLSGAHILGTDELGRDVLARLMMGGRISLSIGIVAMVIAMAVGIVVGAFAGFYGGALGAVLMRLVDAVLCFPTIFLLLALAALTEPGLVTTTVLIAATAWMAVARVVEAQVRSLREREFAVAALAFGSSNLRIMFRELVPNAIAPIVVAATLNVAKAILLESYVSYLGYGIQPPAASWGNMLNNAQIYLTSAPWLAIAPGVAITLAVTSFNFLGDGLRDALDPRLNIP
- a CDS encoding ABC transporter permease, whose product is MARYVVNRLAQAVMLLVIVSAIGFALLHLAPGGPLSQFAVSGQMTQEDLDRVTRQLGLDRPLPIQYLDWFGRMLKGDWGKSYRDGEAVLSVISSHLGATLELMATATIIAVLLGCWIGILGALRRYSLFDSLATVGAMIALSIPTFWFGLVTIYVFSVKLGWLPAGNRQTIGDGSFLDLLHHLIAPAMVLALVETAMWGRFMRSSMLEVINQDYIRTARAKGMPEWRILTVHALRNALLPMITVAGLQFPTLLGGALVAETVFTWPGMGRLFLDSIGYRDYPVVMGILMFSATMVLIGSLLADILYAVVDPRIRVG
- a CDS encoding peptide ABC transporter substrate-binding protein, whose translation is MADDMGKFGIEAVRLGSPNRRQFFQLGAGAAAGWSLAGSAIAQTERPTNPPDKPRGQVIAALSQEPTVFHPLMPGIEVDQGVWWQVFSLLWYIDPEGNFVPDLAREVPTIENGGLSADGLTWKIKLRNDVKWHDGTPFTAEDVKFSLELINDSNFRARSRVGHSLVKDIKVVAADEIHWRMEAPYSPYMSILGSLTFIVPKHILEKVSDPNASPFHNAPVGTGPFRWGERVPGDHILLNAHTGYHGKGPYVERVVFKYIPDLTVLYTQFRTGQVDYTGLQGILPNFVQEAKTLKGRKIFVSATSSVEHIAPNLEFGPFADRAVREALYLAINKQAIIDALYYGLPTQTESFVPQQAWSFQQGLPQHKYDPAKANALLDAAGWVRGSGGVREKGGVKLEFTNSTTSGNAVREQTQQLLIQDWRAIGAAMRVNNMPAAVIWGDFWQQSKFNSVLVSVNFMLGSDPDVTPRFGSGAIPAKGGRGYNTYQYKNPEADRLLAEGAKQFDLGQRKTTYGDLQKLIRNDLAILPMFQGFIAEGVKEGLQGFRPNINTSINCWNIREWYWA
- a CDS encoding cupin domain-containing protein, producing MDGRGDTNGTKDAPAIEADDAVDQRLGETVRLLRQRAGLSIQDVANKTGLSNGMISQLERARAMPSIRTLRLLSIALDVPISYFFETSDPTDVQRYIVRKNNRRLLRLTASGVVKEALTPDGNGQLELYELTLNPGASSGTDFLQHTGEKAGYILSGSLRLWLDNQAHVLEAGDSFRFPSIVPHMFDNPTQQVARAIWVTTLRQTDSPAG
- a CDS encoding ATP-binding protein — protein: MKLRRLLTLAIATQAVVTSAALLISYAVAGAAGGFGIAQVIALFASVVVAVLLARLCTGAIETAQMKHTAAALAEQAQAGAQATQGVIKTALDAFIQTDANGVVLEWSFQAEALTGWSRKEALGTDVVDLLIAEPLRAGFRQRMMRLLPELSHTPIGIRFEATLLHRNGDEILIEGSSTALHVGTRHLINIFVKDVTQKRAAEEQLIQAQKMEAVGQLTGGIAHEFNNMLTVITGTIEILADAVKDNPPLATITKLISEAADRGAVLTSSLLSFARKQALQPAEIDVNELLEELAKLLLATFEKKIEIVTRLDGNVWLAFADRGQLSSALLNLAINARDAMLDGGRLTLTTRNVVFGVREAVAVGAGYAGDYVEIEIADTGTGIPQAILERIFDPFFSTKDVGKGTGLGLSMVFGFVKQSGGGIKVSSTEGRGTIFTIYLPKAETSTLRPTGYDERKIVGGTETVLCVEDDHDVRQYVTVQLESLGYKVIPAVNAAEALAISAQGTPFDLLFTDIVMPGGINGRELAERMVAERPSLRVLFTSGYAYDSLHAQGRATMGAPLLTKPYRKAELARMLRRSLDTAVDSAGDPIPTPYSVQADVEGFLRRQAAEDRRTTWPRK
- a CDS encoding AraC family transcriptional regulator, encoding MSAAVLETSARGATAERLAAFARVTTDDVDEAAEQIGRIFCPHDLKPAQARAAGFSARHNCAAFAGFSINYVAYGGSVSIDPGCLDRFFLVQIPLTGAARIRAGACEIETAAGRTASLLSPTIPTRMVWTDCAQIILLLDRRMVEQRAAALSGKAAGPVEFDPVIDLDAPSGHDLRTKLNELMQLAERLGPPGRLSPVAMTDWREALLDRLLNGQRHGLSDAITTFSGQAERLPRALRAARDHLADNAGEPLDLAELACASGVGIRALQLGFRRHFGVSISEMLLDMRLAGLHGRLSQAAPDASITEIAFDLGFTHLGRMAGAYREKFGETPSATLRRRMS
- a CDS encoding cupin domain-containing protein, giving the protein MTALEKGITANGTGYGGKSWNILGQVYFPKAVTDSTFAFETNSDPGQFVPVHIHPTQDEFILVQEGTLDLKLDGKWVKAHAGDLVRMPRGIPHGYFNKSDKPCRALFWVSPMQKLEALFNQLHNLTDPAEVVRISALHEVDFLPPEAND
- a CDS encoding flavin-containing monooxygenase — encoded protein: MVSPKHVCVIGAGVSGLAAAKAFSSRGHRVTIVERSADLGGVWEPARSYPEVQTQSPKDLYRYTDRAMPDAYPEWPTGPQVHAYLADYARSFGLDRMLRLNTEVAGMARRTDGKPGWTLTLTSKGGTPSNEEFDFVAVCTGQFNEPRELHCRGEGSFLGQGGQILHSSKYGDPALAKGRRVVVLGGSKSATDIAVNAVKSGAREVTIAMREPVWRIPYFIGGLVNFKRILYIRAQEEMFPGWGASAMARLAHRIAAPLVWANWRGLESLLKAQLKLGRCKMVPKERIEDGVNCSVPIATPGFYPMVADGRIKAVFGTFDHYEGDTIVMSGGERIGADVAVLAIGYKLGVPFLPAAYQEKLVDADGQYRLYRLIANPDLPELGFVGFNSSFCTVLCADLAANWLVRYADGQLAKQPTAHQMRDNIEMMLHFKRVERPAAGVYGGLCVAPYHYRHFDELMADIGAKEQKRGGLKGRFQPPDADAYAKFLATAPDYRAA